A single Antechinus flavipes isolate AdamAnt ecotype Samford, QLD, Australia chromosome 5, AdamAnt_v2, whole genome shotgun sequence DNA region contains:
- the TMEM121B gene encoding transmembrane protein 121B, translated as MHSALRNHSPVSSSSGSFPPPPAASQLQPFFFRGGSYRSCRRGSKDSSTSTSTSPSRGGGRRRGRGGGSFGGSPSSSTGVEREDEDEESISISKPLVPATASGPLQPPAQGGAQLIAHTASFSCSSSKSTSTSSCSMTAVDFAGGGGAGPIGGPGGRSSGGPGGPSGGSGSFCCACCCCCCGHSSRPPSRGRRGCCAPTSECKWGYQALSVVLLLAQGGLLDLYLITVTDLYWCSWIATDLVVVVGWAIFFAKNSRGRRGGSAASLHNHYQHHHHSAPPPLHLPASSGAAVGAGAGGKVRGRGGGGGLGDGLDSAGSGGEFAFAYLAWLIYSIAFTPKVILILGTSILDLIELRAPFGTTGFRLTMALSAPLLYGLVRAISEAGAPLGSAGPLLLQPQQHRAAGCFLGTCLDLLDSFTLVELMLEGRVPLPSHLRYLLISVYFLTLTSPVLWLYELNTPTPTGAPSWGSGAGGCSRLLRLLAGCLVDVPLLALRCLLVVSYQQPLSVFMLKNLFFLGCRGLEALEGCWGQGSLGSPNRIRGGYGVPPPAPPPSPPPTTPQGGSQLGHCIPENDTGPHGYVNTLVVSSQN; from the coding sequence ATGCACTCGGCGCTTCGCAACCACAGTCCAGTCTCCTCTTCCTCCGGCTCCTTTCCACCGCCCCCAGCCGCTTCCCAGCTGCAGCCGTTCTTTTTTCGGGGGGGTTCGTACCGCAGCTGCCGGAGGGGCTCTAAGGATAGcagcaccagcaccagcaccagccccagcaggggaggaggaaggagacgAGGCAGAGGAGGCGGCAGCTTCGGCGGCTCCCCAAGCAGCAGCACAGGAGTGGAGCGGGAAGACGAAGACGAAGAGAGCATCAGTATTAGCAAACCCCTGGTGCCCGCCACAGCTTCTGGCCCCCTGCAGCCCCCTGCTCAAGGAGGCGCTCAACTGATCGCTCACACCGCCTCCTTCTCCTGCTCTTCCTCCAAGTCCACATCCACCTCCTCTTGTAGTATGACCGCAGTGGATTTTGCCGGCGGGGGTGGAGCGGGACCCATTGGAGGGCCAGGGGGCCGTTCGTCCGGGGGCCCCGGTGGGCCCAGCGGCGGCAGCGGCTCCTTTTGCTGCgcctgctgctgctgttgctgcggCCACTCATCCAGGCCCCCGTCCAGGGGTCGGCGAGGCTGTTGTGCCCCTACTTCTGAGTGCAAGTGGGGTTACCAGGCGCTGTCCGTGGTGCTGTTGCTGGCTCAAGGCGGGCTGCTGGACTTGTACCTCATCACTGTCACCGATCTGTACTGGTGCTCCTGGATCGCCACGGATCTGGTGGTCGTGGTTGGCTGGGCCATTTTTTTCGCTAAGAACAGCCGGGGCCGAAGAGGAGGAAGTGCTGCCAGCTTGCACAATCATTACCAGCACCACCACCACTCGGCACCCCCACCTCTCCACCTGCCCGCTTCATCGGGCGCAGCCGTGGGAGCCGGGGCTGGAGGCAAAGTGCGGGGTCGCGGGGGTGGGGGCGGCCTGGGAGATGGTTTGGACTCTGCCGGCTCGGGGGGAGAATTCGCCTTTGCCTATTTGGCCTGGCTGATCTACTCCATCGCCTTCACGCCCAAGGTGATTTTGATACTTGGCACGTCCATCCTGGACCTAATCGAACTACGAGCGCCATTCGGTACCACGGGCTTTCGTCTCACTATGGCGCTCTCTGCGCCCCTGCTCTACGGTTTGGTACGGGCCATCAGTGAGGCTGGCGCCCCCCTGGGATCGGCAGGACCCCTGCTCCTACAGCCCCAGCAGCACCGCGCCGCTGGCTGCTTCCTGGGCACTTGCCTGGACTTACTGGACAGCTTCACCCTGGTGGAATTGATGTTAGAAGGCCGGGTACCTCTGCCTTCCCACCTACGCTACCTGCTCATCTCTGTCTACTTCCTGACGCTCACTTCTCCAGTGCTCTGGCTCTATGAACTCAACACCCCCACGCCCACGGGAGCCCCGTCCTGGGGATCCGGGGCCGGGGGCTGTAGCAGGCTCCTGAGATTGCTGGCTGGCTGCTTGGTGGACGTGCCTTTGTTGGCCTTGCGCTGCCTTCTGGTGGTGAGCTACCAGCAGCCGCTCTCAGTGTTCATGCTCAAGAACCTCTTTTTCCTTGGTTGCCGGGGATTGGAAGCCCTGGAGGGTTGTTGGGGCCAAGGGAGTCTGGGTTCTCCTAACAGAATCCGAGGAGGCTACGGAGTCCCTCCCCCAGCTCCGCCCCCATCTCCACCGCCGACCACCCCTCAGGGAGGTTCTCAGTTGGGTCACTGCATCCCAGAGAATGACACGGGACCCCATGGCTACGTCAATACCCTGGTTGTCTCCTCCCAAAATTAA